Proteins from one Fibrobacter succinogenes genomic window:
- a CDS encoding ABC transporter ATP-binding protein, which produces MDEILKVEHLKASYGNETILKDISFGVRKGEIRMVLGSSGCGKSTLLNNVLKFIKSDEGTITYFGKKFGPKEGLNSETRMRTGVLFQSGALLADLTVAENAMLPLKRSMPYMPKSQMEAIVADRLEKVHLLHAFYKYPGEISGGMKKRAALARAIALKPELLFCDEPSTGLDPVTARSLDELLLELRDTLGVSMVIVSHELESIKIVCDRFVYLKDGYVLKDATLKEGMESDDPILRHFFNRQCPKEYNAEDFYNFEFID; this is translated from the coding sequence ATGGACGAAATTCTAAAAGTAGAACATTTGAAAGCGAGCTACGGGAACGAAACAATCCTCAAGGATATTTCGTTTGGAGTGCGCAAGGGTGAAATCCGCATGGTGCTTGGGAGCTCCGGTTGCGGTAAATCCACGCTTTTAAACAACGTGTTGAAGTTTATCAAGTCGGACGAAGGCACGATTACTTACTTCGGAAAGAAGTTTGGCCCCAAGGAAGGTCTCAATAGCGAGACCCGTATGCGCACAGGCGTCTTGTTCCAAAGCGGCGCACTCCTTGCGGACTTGACCGTCGCCGAAAACGCGATGCTCCCGCTCAAACGCAGCATGCCCTACATGCCCAAGAGCCAGATGGAAGCCATCGTTGCAGACCGCCTTGAAAAAGTGCACTTGCTCCATGCGTTCTACAAGTACCCCGGTGAAATTTCTGGCGGTATGAAGAAGCGTGCAGCACTTGCCCGCGCGATTGCGCTCAAGCCGGAACTTTTGTTCTGCGACGAACCTTCGACAGGCCTCGACCCGGTGACCGCCCGTTCGCTGGACGAACTGCTCCTCGAACTGCGCGACACACTGGGCGTTTCGATGGTGATTGTGAGCCACGAACTGGAAAGCATTAAAATCGTCTGCGACCGCTTCGTTTATCTCAAGGACGGCTACGTCCTGAAAGATGCGACTTTGAAAGAAGGCATGGAATCCGACGATCCCATCCTCAGGCATTTCTTCAATAGGCAGTGCCCGAAAGAGTACAATGCCGAAGACTTTTACAACTTTGAATTTATTGATTGA
- a CDS encoding ABC-type transport auxiliary lipoprotein family protein, giving the protein MKVNRLLAAAALLSAFTLTGCLGGSTEPSRYYTISAESISTSGATSDARVLVKKFTIDPAYQRSNIVYRESPYDFMFYDLDLWATRPEQMLTQVTGEYLVKSNLFKSVDLKPMGKPDFELLGNVDAIEEIDEGSSQDAHLAVQFTFRKVGEDTPLWEKRYDERQSMNKRDAHSAAEALSKLYAKYMQDALENIARVK; this is encoded by the coding sequence ATGAAAGTAAATCGTTTGTTGGCAGCAGCAGCCCTCCTTTCAGCATTCACGCTCACGGGTTGCCTCGGCGGTTCGACAGAACCTTCCCGCTATTACACTATTTCTGCTGAATCCATTTCGACATCGGGTGCTACAAGCGACGCGCGCGTTCTCGTCAAGAAATTTACGATTGACCCGGCCTACCAGCGCAGCAACATCGTTTATCGCGAATCGCCGTATGACTTTATGTTCTACGATTTGGATTTGTGGGCAACGCGCCCAGAGCAGATGCTCACGCAAGTGACAGGCGAATACCTGGTCAAGAGTAACCTCTTCAAATCCGTCGATTTAAAGCCGATGGGCAAGCCGGATTTTGAATTGCTCGGCAATGTCGATGCGATTGAAGAAATCGACGAAGGCAGTTCACAAGATGCGCACCTCGCCGTGCAGTTCACGTTCCGCAAGGTCGGTGAAGATACGCCACTGTGGGAAAAGCGCTATGACGAGCGCCAGAGCATGAACAAGCGCGATGCGCACTCCGCCGCCGAAGCACTCTCCAAGCTTTACGCCAAGTACATGCAGGACGCGCTTGAGAATATCGCAAGAGTAAAGTAA
- the xseB gene encoding exodeoxyribonuclease VII small subunit translates to MSEQNFEYKNAMARLEEILSKIDNSEMEIDELALEVQEATQLLRKCRQILIATEKNVQDALAELDA, encoded by the coding sequence ATGAGTGAGCAAAATTTTGAATATAAAAACGCAATGGCGCGTTTAGAAGAAATTCTCTCGAAAATCGACAATTCCGAGATGGAAATTGATGAACTTGCTCTGGAGGTTCAAGAGGCTACGCAGCTTTTGCGTAAGTGTCGCCAAATTTTGATTGCGACCGAAAAGAACGTTCAGGACGCTCTTGCCGAGTTGGACGCTTGA
- a CDS encoding MlaD family protein: protein MLFCGVLICIFLGYVLKRYLSEQFDNYYTIFDTDVNGLFVDAKVKLNGIAVGSVTSITINEQNLNQVVVAFKVTQGTPIKKGTRAGLTAGMNLTGEKQVILSGGTFSEPNVPEGGYVPAAASMFDQITGQMGDIFNKANPIVDGLARVLNPENAESISRTLKNLEKTTENLSHLTADIRKPLNTMSKSAVSLQKILAEIEEAKLAAKADTNLTVLKEKLEAIDTKGLNENLMQTAESMNKLTQRVDAMVYKNEDQVGNAVEELNAILENLEEFTQKIKNNPSALIRSEGKSGR from the coding sequence ATGCTCTTTTGCGGAGTATTGATTTGCATATTCCTAGGCTATGTGCTCAAGCGTTACCTGAGCGAGCAATTCGACAACTACTACACCATTTTCGACACGGACGTGAACGGACTTTTTGTCGATGCCAAGGTGAAGTTGAACGGCATTGCCGTCGGTAGCGTTACAAGCATCACGATTAACGAACAAAACCTGAATCAGGTTGTCGTTGCATTCAAGGTCACCCAGGGAACGCCGATCAAGAAAGGGACACGAGCTGGGCTCACCGCGGGCATGAACCTCACCGGTGAAAAGCAAGTTATTCTTTCGGGCGGTACTTTCAGCGAACCCAACGTTCCCGAAGGCGGTTACGTTCCGGCAGCCGCTTCGATGTTTGACCAAATTACAGGCCAGATGGGCGATATTTTCAACAAGGCGAATCCGATCGTTGACGGACTTGCCCGCGTGTTGAATCCAGAAAACGCCGAGAGCATTTCGCGCACGCTCAAGAACCTCGAAAAGACGACCGAAAACTTAAGCCACTTGACCGCCGACATCAGAAAGCCGCTCAACACCATGAGCAAGTCTGCGGTTTCGCTGCAAAAGATTCTTGCGGAAATCGAAGAGGCAAAGCTTGCCGCCAAGGCTGACACAAACCTCACCGTGCTCAAGGAAAAGCTCGAAGCTATCGACACCAAGGGTTTGAACGAAAACTTGATGCAAACCGCAGAATCCATGAACAAACTCACGCAGCGTGTTGATGCCATGGTTTACAAGAACGAAGACCAGGTCGGAAACGCCGTGGAAGAGCTCAATGCGATTCTTGAAAATCTCGAAGAATTTACCCAGAAGATTAAGAACAACCCGTCTGCACTCATCCGCTCCGAAGGCAAGAGCGGTCGTTAA
- a CDS encoding ABC transporter ATP-binding protein, which produces MNIEKIDSAVPAIEVNGLTVRFPIRGGIFSKVKDYFTAVDNVSFTLPQGKILSIVGESGCGKSTLVKSLVGLVPIANGDVNLFGLPVKNGKVGTAKDAVRVSDLVQMIFQDPFSSLNPRQTVTEILTAPVIARGVSFDEACKRARELLDRVSLPAGAMDKFPHEFSGGQRQRLCIARSLMVRPKVLLCDEVTSALDVSVQAQILHLLDDLRNELGLSILFISHDMQVVRALSDEVLVMYFGHAVEHGPADIVLTNPQNDYTKKLLASVPTIHRE; this is translated from the coding sequence ATGAATATCGAAAAAATTGATAGTGCAGTCCCTGCCATCGAAGTAAACGGGCTTACGGTACGGTTCCCGATTCGCGGTGGCATTTTTAGCAAAGTCAAGGACTATTTTACAGCCGTTGACAATGTGTCTTTTACGCTCCCGCAAGGGAAGATTCTTTCGATTGTGGGGGAGTCAGGCTGTGGAAAGTCAACGCTCGTCAAGTCTTTAGTCGGGCTCGTTCCTATTGCTAACGGTGATGTTAATTTGTTTGGACTACCGGTAAAAAACGGTAAAGTGGGCACGGCTAAAGATGCTGTGCGCGTGTCGGACTTGGTGCAGATGATTTTTCAGGATCCGTTTAGCAGCTTGAACCCGCGCCAAACAGTAACTGAAATTTTGACCGCTCCCGTAATTGCTCGCGGTGTTTCGTTCGATGAAGCCTGCAAACGCGCTAGGGAGCTTTTGGATCGCGTTTCGCTCCCGGCGGGTGCCATGGACAAGTTCCCGCATGAATTCTCGGGTGGCCAGCGCCAGCGCCTTTGCATTGCTCGTAGCTTGATGGTGCGCCCGAAGGTGTTGCTCTGCGATGAAGTGACGAGCGCTTTGGATGTGTCCGTGCAGGCTCAGATTTTGCATTTGCTTGACGATTTGCGTAATGAACTTGGTCTCTCTATTCTTTTTATCAGTCACGATATGCAAGTGGTTCGCGCTTTGAGCGATGAAGTCTTGGTCATGTACTTTGGACATGCTGTAGAACACGGCCCCGCCGATATTGTGCTCACGAACCCGCAAAACGATTACACGAAAAAATTGTTAGCAAGCGTCCCGACTATTCATCGAGAATAA
- a CDS encoding DedA family protein yields the protein MKKSVLKTTIALTLFFTAFTFASDAIAADTVANAGAAAAEATKSTGIYNQIIDWYNDNLNYGTITLLMAIESSFIPFPSELVVPPAAYKALQPGSGLNIALIVFFATLGALIGAYINYYLAKILGRPIIYKFADSRLGHFLLLDVEKVEKAENYFREHGAISTFVGRLITVIRQLISIPAGLAKMKLAPFTLYTFLGAAIWNCVLALLGYLAHGQKDIIEKYNSELAIALLGFGVLFIAYMVWNAVKPKKK from the coding sequence ATGAAAAAATCAGTCCTTAAAACAACTATTGCTTTAACTCTTTTCTTTACCGCTTTTACTTTTGCTTCTGATGCAATTGCCGCTGATACGGTCGCCAATGCCGGCGCCGCAGCTGCCGAGGCTACCAAATCAACAGGCATTTACAACCAAATAATTGATTGGTACAATGACAACTTAAACTACGGAACGATCACGCTCTTGATGGCGATTGAAAGTTCGTTCATTCCGTTCCCGTCTGAACTTGTCGTGCCGCCAGCCGCTTACAAGGCATTGCAGCCGGGTTCTGGCCTCAACATTGCACTCATCGTATTCTTTGCAACGCTCGGCGCTTTGATTGGCGCTTATATCAACTACTATCTCGCCAAAATTCTCGGCCGCCCGATTATTTACAAATTTGCAGATAGCCGTCTCGGACACTTCTTGCTGCTTGATGTCGAGAAAGTTGAAAAGGCCGAGAACTACTTCCGTGAACATGGCGCCATTTCGACATTCGTCGGCCGCCTCATCACAGTGATCCGCCAGTTGATTTCTATCCCGGCAGGTCTTGCAAAGATGAAGCTCGCTCCGTTCACGCTCTACACATTCCTCGGTGCAGCCATTTGGAACTGCGTCCTCGCATTGCTCGGCTACCTCGCCCACGGACAAAAGGACATCATCGAGAAGTACAATTCCGAACTTGCCATCGCATTGCTCGGCTTTGGCGTGCTCTTTATCGCTTACATGGTCTGGAATGCCGTGAAGCCAAAGAAAAAATAG